From a region of the Cygnus olor isolate bCygOlo1 chromosome 34, bCygOlo1.pri.v2, whole genome shotgun sequence genome:
- the LOC121062734 gene encoding olfactory receptor 14A16-like has protein sequence MSNSSSITEFLLLPFADTRELQLLHFGLFLGIYLVAILGNGLILTAVACDHRLHTPMYFFLLNLALLDLGCISTTAPKAMANSLWDTRAISYSGCAAQVFLFLFLFSAEYSLLTIMSYDRYVAICKPLHYGILLGSRACAQMAAAAWGSGVLTALLHTANTFSLPLYQGNALDQFFCEVPQILKLSCSHSYLRNVWVLMIGVCLASMCFVFIVVSYVQILRAVLRMPSEQGRHKAFSTCLPHLAVVSLFVITGLFAYMKPSSVSSPAGDLVVAVLYSVMPPVLNPFIYSMRNQELKGAVRKMITGMFLKSDKFSPFLHK, from the coding sequence atgtccaacagcagctccatcactgagttcctcctcctgccattcGCAGACAcacgggagctgcagctcctgcacttcgggctcttcctgggcatctacctggtTGCCatcctgggcaacggcctcatcctcaccgccgtagcctgtgaccaccgcctccacacccccatgtacttcttcctcctcaacctcgccctcctcgacctgggctgcatctccaccactgcccccaaagccatggccaattccctctgggacaccagggccatttCCTACTCGGGGTGTGCTGCCCAGGtctttttgttcctcttcttgttttcagcagagTATTCTCTTCTCACCATCATGTCCTATGATCGCTATGTagccatctgcaagcccctgcactatgggatcctcctgggcagcagagcttgtgcccagatggcagcagctgcctggggcagtggggttctcactgctctgctgcacactgccaatacattttccctgcccctctaCCAAGGCAATGCtctggaccagttcttctgtgaagttccccagatcctcaagctctcctgctcacactcctACCTCAGGAATGTTTGGGTACTTATGATTGGTGTCTGTTTAGCAtccatgtgttttgttttcattgtggtgTCCTATGTGCAGATCCTCAGGGCTGTActgaggatgccctctgagcagggccggcacaaagccttttccacgtgcctccctcacctggctgtgGTCTCCCTGTTTGTCATCACTGGACTTTTTGCCTACATGAAGCCCTCCTCAGTCTCCTCCCCAGCAGGGGACCTGGTGGTGGCAGTTCTGTACTCGGTGATGCCTCCAGTATTGAACCCcttcatctacagcatgaggaaccaggagctcaaGGGTGCTGTTAGGAAAATGATTACAGGGATGTTCCTGAAAAGTGACAAATTCTCCCCCTTTCTCCACAAATGA